A part of bacterium genomic DNA contains:
- a CDS encoding ComEC/Rec2 family competence protein: MKAWAREPLFIFTAGYTGGLLVAGLLFESPAALPLLAAALVLGLAAILHRAWRPIGFRGAALLAAGLLAAAAVPELYRAAVPSHHLLARIPFPRVNLIGRLSAPVETREGIPYKRARMDIAAERLFVRGVEVPVKGTVRLTLAGVPRQRFHPGDRILVRRARLQAPVRDKNPGGFDYREFLRLRGVHATGYISPDALELLERPAGFSWRRALFRVRDRMRDFLRNTLPAPAARLMEAMALGTREQIPPDLRESFQRAGAMHLLAISGLHVGFISAFFFFFLHAIFRRLPPGLFPTHPAVITPTKAAAICTIPVVVLFALMTGARVSTIRAAIMVVAYLCGRIMERPSGPIHTLTLAALILLLAEPGSLWDAGFQLSFLAVGAILLVAPRLPAPPPESRIWQAAWWRIRFLQLVILQVVILLALLPLTIWHFHEIHPAGLFSNLLLIPIASIAVPWTFVASGIAAALSAFTESANQVLAVFAFPLRLMAEGMLRVAEGAGAIPGGVITVPPAHPTLSAGYLLLLAAALGARGKRLRRLGWLGAAVFVLPILWAAYPPAIAPAHRLSLSLPAAGRVDAFFLRLPDGRGFAFEGSHTRGRFDPWKRVLAPALLREGERNWDTLVTLVPAGKKSRAAESLAAGFRLRTVHGVSPSQRKEA; this comes from the coding sequence ATGAAGGCATGGGCCAGAGAACCTCTGTTCATCTTCACGGCCGGGTACACGGGCGGCCTTCTGGTGGCGGGCCTTCTCTTTGAATCGCCCGCCGCTCTTCCGCTGCTGGCCGCGGCGCTTGTCTTGGGACTCGCGGCCATCCTCCACAGGGCATGGCGCCCGATCGGCTTCCGGGGGGCCGCGCTTCTGGCGGCCGGCCTGCTGGCGGCAGCGGCTGTGCCCGAACTGTACCGCGCCGCCGTTCCCTCACACCATCTTCTCGCGCGCATCCCCTTTCCGCGCGTCAACCTGATCGGCCGCCTGAGTGCTCCGGTTGAGACGCGGGAGGGGATTCCCTACAAGCGCGCACGGATGGACATCGCGGCAGAACGGCTCTTCGTCCGGGGGGTCGAAGTCCCCGTCAAGGGAACGGTGCGCCTGACGCTCGCGGGAGTTCCCCGTCAGCGCTTCCACCCGGGCGATCGCATCCTCGTCCGCCGCGCGCGCCTCCAGGCGCCCGTGCGCGACAAAAACCCCGGCGGGTTCGACTACCGGGAATTCCTCAGGCTCCGCGGCGTTCACGCCACCGGCTACATCTCTCCCGACGCGCTGGAGCTGCTGGAGCGGCCCGCGGGCTTTTCCTGGCGCCGAGCCCTGTTCCGGGTCCGCGACCGGATGCGGGATTTTTTGCGGAACACCCTTCCGGCCCCCGCGGCACGCCTTATGGAGGCCATGGCCCTCGGCACGCGCGAGCAGATTCCGCCCGATCTCCGGGAGTCCTTCCAGCGGGCGGGCGCCATGCACCTGCTGGCCATCAGCGGTCTGCACGTGGGATTCATTTCGGCGTTTTTCTTCTTTTTCCTCCACGCCATCTTCAGAAGGCTCCCCCCCGGCCTCTTCCCCACCCATCCGGCGGTCATCACCCCCACAAAGGCAGCCGCCATCTGCACCATCCCGGTCGTTGTCCTCTTCGCCCTCATGACGGGCGCCCGGGTCTCCACCATCCGGGCCGCCATCATGGTCGTGGCCTACCTGTGCGGGCGGATCATGGAACGGCCGAGCGGGCCGATTCATACCCTCACCCTGGCGGCCCTCATCCTTCTCCTCGCGGAGCCCGGATCTCTCTGGGACGCCGGTTTTCAACTCTCCTTTCTCGCGGTCGGCGCGATCCTGTTGGTGGCGCCCCGGCTGCCGGCCCCGCCGCCCGAGAGCCGCATCTGGCAGGCGGCCTGGTGGCGAATCCGATTTCTCCAACTCGTCATCCTCCAGGTCGTGATCCTGCTCGCGCTTCTTCCGCTGACGATCTGGCACTTCCATGAGATTCACCCGGCCGGACTTTTCTCGAATCTTCTGCTGATCCCCATCGCTTCCATCGCCGTTCCCTGGACGTTCGTCGCCTCGGGCATCGCGGCGGCGCTCTCGGCCTTCACAGAATCCGCAAACCAGGTGCTCGCCGTCTTCGCCTTTCCGCTCCGCCTGATGGCCGAAGGGATGCTCCGCGTGGCCGAGGGGGCGGGCGCGATTCCCGGCGGCGTCATCACGGTCCCGCCCGCTCACCCCACCCTGTCCGCGGGCTATCTTCTCCTCCTCGCCGCGGCGCTGGGAGCGAGGGGCAAGCGGCTGCGCCGCCTCGGATGGTTGGGGGCCGCGGTGTTTGTGCTCCCGATCCTCTGGGCGGCCTATCCCCCCGCCATCGCCCCGGCGCACCGGCTCTCGCTCTCGCTGCCCGCCGCCGGGCGGGTGGACGCGTTCTTCCTTCGCCTTCCCGACGGCCGGGGCTTCGCCTTCGAGGGAAGCCACACGCGCGGCCGCTTCGATCCCTGGAAAAGAGTGCTGGCCCCCGCCCTGCTCCGGGAGGGGGAGCGGAACTGGGATACCCTCGTGACGCTGGTGCCGGCCGGGAAAAAATCGCGCGCGGCAGAATCCCTCGCCGCCGGCTTCCGTCTCCGCACAGTGCACGGCGTCTCCCCAAGCCAGCGGAAGGAGGCG
- the era gene encoding GTPase Era, with protein sequence MSGKKRKPERAPKHPPLSAESGRELDLAEILGRAEEPGAVPEGHRSGFVSIIGRPNIGKSTLLNRILGEKIAIVTRKPGTTRRRLLGVHTTEAAQIVFFDTPGIERPTSKLGRFLLEEIKAACVGADLVLFMTDGREEDADLQALTLLDQSGAPHFLLINKIDAMKQENLLPMIERFSRGGKFEEYVPISALKGTNVDRLLETVRKHLPEGPRYFPPGTLSDISEQRLIEEFVREQVYRQVHEEVPYAVAVRVQEMERDEETGFLRAEAVIFVERKSQRGILVGKRGERIKALGQAARAEIEARLGGQMFLGLQVRIKPNWRQLDAALKELGYGPD encoded by the coding sequence TTGAGCGGAAAAAAAAGAAAGCCAGAGCGAGCGCCGAAGCATCCCCCCCTGTCCGCCGAGAGCGGCCGGGAACTCGATCTCGCCGAAATTCTCGGGCGCGCTGAGGAGCCGGGGGCCGTCCCCGAGGGACACCGCTCGGGGTTCGTCTCCATCATCGGCCGCCCGAACATCGGCAAGTCCACACTCCTCAACCGCATCCTGGGCGAGAAGATCGCCATCGTCACCCGCAAGCCCGGCACGACCCGGCGGCGCCTTCTGGGCGTTCACACCACGGAGGCCGCGCAGATCGTTTTCTTCGACACCCCGGGGATTGAGCGGCCGACCTCGAAACTGGGCCGCTTTCTGCTGGAGGAGATAAAGGCGGCCTGCGTGGGGGCCGACCTGGTGCTCTTCATGACGGACGGGCGCGAGGAGGATGCCGATCTTCAGGCGCTCACGCTCCTCGATCAGTCGGGCGCGCCGCACTTCCTTCTGATCAACAAGATCGACGCCATGAAGCAGGAAAATCTTTTGCCGATGATCGAGCGTTTCTCCAGGGGAGGAAAGTTCGAGGAGTATGTCCCCATCTCCGCGCTCAAGGGGACGAATGTCGATCGGCTGCTGGAAACGGTGAGGAAACACCTGCCGGAGGGACCGCGTTATTTTCCGCCGGGGACGCTGAGCGATATCTCCGAGCAGCGGCTCATCGAGGAGTTCGTCCGCGAACAGGTCTACCGGCAGGTGCACGAGGAGGTGCCCTACGCCGTGGCGGTGCGCGTTCAGGAGATGGAGCGGGACGAGGAGACAGGTTTCCTCCGCGCCGAGGCGGTCATCTTCGTGGAGCGAAAGAGCCAGCGCGGCATCTTGGTGGGGAAGAGGGGCGAGCGCATCAAGGCGCTGGGGCAGGCCGCGCGGGCGGAAATCGAGGCGCGGCTGGGCGGACAGATGTTTCTGGGGCTTCAGGTGCGAATCAAGCCGAACTGGCGGCAGCTCGATGCTGCGCTCAAGGAACTCGGCTACGGGCCGGACTAG
- the rpsU gene encoding 30S ribosomal protein S21 — MPGIKVHEGESIDRALKAFKKQCEKSGVLTEIRKREYYEKPSVKRKKKMLAARKKRIRAQVR; from the coding sequence ATGCCAGGGATCAAGGTCCACGAAGGGGAATCCATCGATCGGGCGCTGAAAGCGTTCAAGAAACAATGCGAGAAGTCCGGCGTACTCACTGAAATCCGCAAGCGCGAGTATTACGAAAAGCCGAGCGTCAAGCGCAAGAAAAAGATGCTGGCCGCCCGGAAGAAGCGCATCCGCGCCCAGGTCCGCTAG
- the recO gene encoding DNA repair protein RecO — protein MAIFASEALVFGATPYSNTSLIVTLFTLEAGKVRVVAKGARAPKSRLGPTLEPLTHVEAEWSSREGAELGTLRKCESRALFRRLWKEPEAMALGYRLLQTMDRLFGIHEGEAAHFRLLLAALRAIEADGKNLASIEGVFFIMLLARVGLSPRLGYCDDCRKKAGAEAAVLDIAAGELRCRDCPRQVEQGMRLRPGAIATIGAALAQPEEKLAAIRILPSLQDEVIRAGRRFLAFHSGHPSLSFPGRDAPGSGD, from the coding sequence ATGGCCATTTTTGCCAGCGAGGCGCTCGTATTCGGGGCCACCCCCTATTCGAACACGAGCCTCATCGTCACTCTCTTCACCCTGGAGGCGGGAAAGGTCCGCGTGGTGGCCAAGGGGGCGCGGGCCCCGAAGAGCCGTCTCGGCCCGACACTCGAGCCCCTGACCCATGTGGAGGCCGAATGGAGCTCCAGGGAGGGGGCGGAGCTCGGGACGCTGCGCAAGTGCGAGAGCCGGGCGCTCTTCCGCCGCCTCTGGAAGGAGCCCGAGGCCATGGCCCTGGGCTACCGCCTGCTCCAGACGATGGACCGGCTCTTCGGGATACACGAGGGAGAAGCGGCCCATTTCCGGCTGCTTTTGGCGGCGCTCCGCGCCATCGAGGCGGACGGTAAGAACCTGGCCAGCATCGAGGGGGTTTTTTTCATCATGCTGCTCGCGCGGGTGGGGCTCTCCCCCCGGCTGGGCTACTGCGATGATTGCCGGAAGAAGGCGGGGGCGGAGGCGGCGGTGCTCGACATCGCCGCGGGCGAGCTCCGGTGCCGAGATTGCCCCCGTCAAGTGGAGCAGGGGATGCGGCTCCGGCCCGGGGCGATTGCCACGATTGGGGCGGCGCTCGCCCAGCCGGAGGAGAAGCTGGCGGCAATTCGCATTCTTCCCTCCCTCCAGGATGAAGTCATCCGGGCCGGAAGGCGCTTCCTCGCCTTCCATTCGGGACATCCCTCGCTGTCTTTTCCCGGGCGGGACGCACCGGGAAGCGGGGATTGA